In a genomic window of Streptomyces roseoviridis:
- a CDS encoding WhiB family transcriptional regulator, with the protein MQLEAHAPSVPPSETIPPPGLTEDSALTPLTTLTALDDAIENLGVPVPCRSYDPEVFFAESPADVEYAKSLCRTCPLMEACLAGAKDRREPWGVWGGELFVQGVVVARKRPRGRPRKNPVAA; encoded by the coding sequence GTGCAACTCGAAGCGCACGCCCCGTCCGTACCGCCTTCCGAAACGATCCCCCCGCCCGGCCTCACGGAGGACTCCGCCTTGACCCCCCTCACCACCCTCACCGCGCTCGACGACGCCATCGAGAACCTCGGTGTGCCCGTCCCCTGCCGCTCGTACGACCCCGAGGTCTTCTTCGCCGAGTCCCCGGCCGACGTCGAGTACGCCAAGTCGCTCTGCCGGACCTGCCCGCTCATGGAGGCGTGCCTCGCCGGCGCCAAGGACCGCCGCGAGCCGTGGGGCGTCTGGGGCGGCGAGCTCTTCGTCCAGGGCGTGGTCGTGGCCCGCAAGCGGCCCCGTGGCCGCCCGCGCAAGAACCCGGTCGCCGCATGA
- a CDS encoding ATP-dependent DNA helicase UvrD2 has translation MTAATDSPLFPQVPESADAVLDGLDPEQREVALALHGPVCVLAGAGTGKTRAITHRIAYGVRAGILPPAGVLAVTFTNRAAGEMRGRLRQLGAGGVQARTFHSAALRQLQYFWPKAVGGELPRLLERKIQLVAEAAARCRIRLDRNELRDVTSEIEWAKVTQTVPADYPAAVAKSVRDAPRDPAEIGQIYAMYEQLKRDRDVIDFEDVLLLTVGILQDRHDIADQIRRQYQHFVVDEYQDVSPLQQRLLDLWLGDRDNLCVVGDASQTIYSFTGATPDHLLNFRTRHPDATVVKLVRDYRSTPQVVHLANGLLSQARGRAAEHRLELISQRDPGPEPVYTEYADEPAEAEGTARRIRDLIAAGVPAGEIAVLYRVNAQSEVYEQALADAGVPYQLRGAERFFERQEVREAGVALRGAARAGGNDALLDDAEDLPAQVRAVLSTKGWTSEPPSGSGAVRDRWESLAALVRLAEDFARAKPGATLADLVTELDERAAAQHAPTVQGVTLASLHAAKGLEWDAVFLVGLTEGMMPITYAKTDEQVEEERRLLYVGVTRARVHLSLSWALSRSPGGRASRRPTRFLKGLRPGSGSLGAAGAGGGGGIERGSGGRRKRRGPVQCRVCGATLTEAGEMKLMRCEDCPSDMDEGLYERLREWRSEQARELGQPAYCVFTDKTLMAIAERVPGSDGELAAISGVGARKLDRFGADVLAICAGEVPGGSDDEV, from the coding sequence GTGACAGCAGCAACGGACTCCCCTCTTTTCCCGCAGGTCCCCGAGTCGGCCGACGCGGTGCTCGACGGGCTCGACCCCGAGCAGCGGGAGGTCGCCCTGGCCCTGCACGGCCCGGTGTGCGTCCTCGCCGGAGCCGGCACGGGCAAGACGCGGGCCATCACCCACCGCATCGCCTACGGGGTGCGCGCGGGCATACTCCCGCCCGCCGGCGTGCTGGCCGTCACGTTCACCAACCGCGCCGCCGGCGAGATGCGCGGCCGGCTGCGGCAGCTCGGCGCGGGCGGCGTCCAGGCCCGCACGTTCCACTCCGCCGCCCTCCGCCAGCTCCAGTACTTCTGGCCGAAAGCCGTCGGCGGCGAGCTGCCCCGGCTCCTGGAGCGGAAGATCCAGCTGGTCGCCGAGGCCGCCGCCCGCTGCCGCATCCGCCTGGACCGGAACGAGCTGCGCGACGTCACGAGCGAGATCGAGTGGGCCAAGGTCACCCAGACCGTCCCCGCCGACTATCCGGCCGCCGTCGCCAAGTCCGTCCGCGACGCTCCCCGCGACCCCGCCGAGATCGGTCAGATCTACGCGATGTACGAGCAGCTCAAGCGCGACCGCGACGTGATCGACTTCGAGGACGTGCTGCTGCTCACCGTCGGCATCCTCCAGGACCGGCACGACATCGCCGACCAGATCCGCCGGCAGTACCAGCACTTCGTGGTCGACGAGTACCAGGACGTCTCCCCGCTCCAGCAGCGCCTTCTCGACCTGTGGCTCGGCGACCGCGACAACCTGTGCGTGGTCGGCGACGCCAGCCAGACCATCTACTCCTTCACCGGCGCCACCCCCGACCACCTGCTGAACTTCCGCACCCGCCACCCCGACGCGACCGTGGTCAAGCTGGTCCGCGACTACCGCTCCACCCCCCAGGTCGTCCACCTGGCCAACGGGCTGCTCAGCCAGGCCCGCGGCCGGGCCGCCGAACACCGCCTGGAGCTGATCTCCCAGCGCGACCCCGGCCCCGAGCCCGTCTACACCGAGTACGCGGACGAGCCCGCCGAGGCCGAGGGCACCGCCCGCCGCATCCGCGACCTGATCGCCGCCGGCGTCCCGGCCGGCGAGATCGCGGTGCTCTACCGGGTCAACGCCCAGTCGGAGGTCTACGAGCAGGCCCTCGCCGACGCGGGAGTGCCCTACCAGCTGCGCGGCGCCGAGCGCTTCTTCGAGCGCCAAGAGGTCCGCGAGGCGGGTGTGGCCCTGCGCGGCGCCGCCCGCGCCGGGGGGAACGACGCGCTGCTCGACGACGCCGAGGACCTGCCCGCCCAGGTCCGGGCCGTGCTCTCCACCAAGGGCTGGACCAGCGAGCCGCCGTCCGGTTCCGGTGCCGTCCGGGACCGCTGGGAGTCGCTGGCCGCGCTCGTCCGGCTCGCCGAGGACTTCGCCCGTGCCAAGCCCGGCGCCACCCTCGCCGACCTGGTGACGGAGCTCGACGAGCGGGCCGCCGCCCAGCACGCCCCCACCGTGCAGGGCGTCACCCTCGCCTCGCTGCACGCCGCCAAGGGCCTGGAGTGGGACGCCGTCTTCCTGGTCGGCCTCACCGAGGGCATGATGCCGATCACCTACGCCAAGACCGACGAGCAGGTCGAGGAGGAGCGCCGTCTGCTGTACGTGGGCGTCACCCGCGCCCGGGTCCACCTCAGCCTGTCGTGGGCGCTCTCGCGTTCCCCGGGCGGGCGGGCCTCCCGCCGCCCGACCCGCTTCCTCAAGGGGCTGCGGCCGGGCTCGGGCTCCCTCGGCGCGGCCGGGGCGGGCGGCGGCGGAGGCATCGAGCGCGGCAGCGGCGGTCGCCGCAAGCGGCGCGGGCCGGTGCAGTGCCGGGTCTGCGGCGCCACGCTGACCGAGGCCGGCGAGATGAAGCTGATGCGCTGCGAGGACTGCCCCTCCGACATGGACGAGGGGCTGTACGAGCGGCTGCGCGAGTGGCGCTCGGAGCAGGCCCGGGAGCTCGGCCAGCCCGCCTACTGCGTGTTCACCGACAAGACGCTCATGGCGATCGCCGAGCGGGTGCCGGGCTCCGACGGCGAGCTCGCCGCGATCTCCGGCGTGGGCGCCCGCAAGCTGGACCGCTTCGGCGCCGACGTTCTGGCCATCTGCGCAGGTGAGGTGCCCGGAGGAAGCGACGACGAGGTGTGA
- a CDS encoding mycoredoxin, translated as MQGTVTMYSTTWCGYCRRLKSQLDREGIAYTEINIEQDPESAKFVEQANGGNQTVPTVRVVPTAGGGEVVMTNPSLAQVKQALAA; from the coding sequence ATGCAGGGCACTGTGACGATGTACAGCACGACGTGGTGCGGCTACTGCCGCCGGCTGAAGAGCCAGCTGGACCGTGAGGGCATCGCGTACACCGAGATCAACATCGAGCAGGACCCTGAGTCGGCGAAGTTCGTCGAGCAGGCCAACGGCGGCAACCAGACCGTGCCGACCGTCCGCGTCGTCCCGACGGCCGGCGGCGGCGAGGTCGTCATGACCAACCCGAGCCTGGCCCAGGTCAAGCAGGCCCTCGCCGCCTGA
- a CDS encoding DUF1304 domain-containing protein, translated as MSIVATVAVLAIAALHAYIMVLEMFLWTAPRTRAAFGTSADFAAATKALAANQGLYNGFLAAGLVWGAVADEPVAFAARVFFLVCVAVAGVYGAATASRRILFVQTVPAVIALALVIAAH; from the coding sequence ATGTCGATCGTCGCCACCGTGGCCGTGCTGGCCATCGCCGCACTGCACGCGTACATCATGGTCCTGGAGATGTTCCTGTGGACCGCCCCGCGCACCCGGGCCGCCTTCGGCACGAGCGCCGACTTCGCCGCCGCGACCAAGGCGCTCGCCGCGAACCAGGGCCTCTACAACGGCTTCCTCGCCGCCGGTCTGGTGTGGGGTGCCGTGGCGGACGAGCCGGTCGCCTTCGCGGCGCGGGTGTTCTTCCTCGTCTGCGTGGCCGTGGCCGGCGTCTACGGGGCGGCCACCGCGAGCCGCCGGATCCTGTTCGTCCAGACCGTCCCGGCGGTGATCGCGCTCGCGCTGGTGATCGCCGCCCACTGA
- the nudC gene encoding NAD(+) diphosphatase, with protein MSTLNNASADRPISLTAPSGIDRAAHHRLDEAWLAAAWSHPKTRVFVVSGGQVLIDDTPDGRTELVMTPAFEAPVTETHRYFLGTDAEGVSYFALQKDSLPGRMDQSARPAGLREAGLLLSPRDAGLMVHAVALENWQRLHRFCSRCGERTVIAAAGHVRRCQACGAEHYPRTDPAVIMLVTDDQDRALLGRQVHWPEGRFSTLAGFVEPGESIEQAVVREVFEEAGVTVGEVEYVASQPWPFPSSLMLGFFARATSSEIDVDGEEIHEARWFSREDLAAGFASGEVLPPYGISIASRLIELWYGKPLPKPGELA; from the coding sequence GTGAGCACCCTGAACAACGCGTCCGCGGACCGCCCGATCTCGCTCACCGCCCCGAGCGGGATCGACCGTGCCGCCCACCACCGCCTCGACGAGGCGTGGCTCGCGGCCGCCTGGAGCCACCCGAAGACCCGGGTCTTCGTGGTCTCGGGAGGCCAGGTGCTGATCGACGACACACCGGATGGCCGGACCGAGCTGGTCATGACGCCGGCCTTCGAGGCCCCGGTCACCGAGACCCACCGCTACTTCCTGGGCACCGACGCCGAGGGCGTGTCCTACTTCGCGCTCCAGAAGGACAGCCTTCCCGGGCGCATGGACCAGTCCGCGCGCCCCGCCGGACTGCGCGAGGCGGGCCTGCTGCTGTCGCCGCGGGACGCCGGTCTGATGGTGCACGCGGTCGCGCTGGAGAACTGGCAGCGGCTGCACCGCTTCTGTTCCCGCTGCGGCGAGCGCACGGTGATCGCGGCGGCCGGCCACGTCCGCCGCTGCCAGGCATGCGGCGCCGAGCACTACCCGCGCACCGACCCGGCCGTGATCATGCTGGTCACCGACGACCAGGACCGGGCCCTCCTGGGCCGCCAGGTGCACTGGCCCGAGGGCCGCTTCTCCACCCTCGCGGGCTTCGTCGAGCCGGGCGAGTCCATCGAGCAGGCGGTGGTGCGCGAGGTCTTCGAGGAGGCGGGCGTCACGGTCGGCGAGGTCGAGTACGTGGCCAGCCAGCCGTGGCCGTTCCCGTCCAGCCTCATGCTGGGCTTCTTCGCCCGTGCGACCTCCTCGGAGATCGACGTGGACGGCGAGGAGATCCACGAGGCCCGCTGGTTCTCCCGCGAGGACCTGGCGGCGGGCTTCGCGTCGGGCGAGGTCCTGCCGCCGTACGGCATCTCGATCGCCTCCCGCCTGATTGAACTCTGGTACGGCAAGCCGCTGCCGAAGCCGGGGGAACTGGCCTGA
- a CDS encoding dipeptidase encodes MSQTPDSAVRPAGTEPGTETGIETAAETRTQAVRAYIDRHRSAFLDDLAEWLRIPSVSGQPERAGDVRRSAEWLVGALRETGFPTAEVWETAGAPAVFAEWPSGEPDAPTVLVYGHHDVQPAAREDGWHTDPFEPVVVGGRMYARGAADDKGQVFFHTLGVRAHLAATGRTAPAVNLKLLVEGEEESGSTHFRALVEREAARLAADVVIVSDTGMWSETTPTVCTGMRGVADCEIDLFGPDQDIHSGSFGGAVPNPATVAGRIVAALHDADERVAIPGFYEGVTELSEAERALVAELPFDEDAWLATARSHGTLGESGFSTLERVWARPTAEVNGIGGGYQGPGGKTIVPASAHLKLSFRLVAGQDPDRIESAVRAWLAGLVPAGIRYEIVFGAPTRPCLTPLDHPALKAVAGAMSRAFDGAKVRYTREGGSGPAADLQDVLGAPVLFLGISVPSDGWHAPNEKIELGLLMKGVETTAHLWGDLAAALHDAERTGPARP; translated from the coding sequence ATGAGCCAGACCCCGGACAGCGCCGTCCGCCCCGCAGGTACCGAGCCCGGCACGGAGACCGGCATCGAGACCGCTGCCGAGACCCGGACCCAGGCCGTCCGCGCGTACATCGACCGGCACCGGTCGGCCTTCCTCGACGACCTCGCCGAGTGGCTGCGGATCCCGTCCGTCTCGGGTCAGCCGGAGCGGGCCGGGGACGTGCGGCGCAGCGCCGAGTGGCTCGTCGGCGCCCTGAGGGAGACGGGTTTCCCGACCGCCGAGGTGTGGGAGACCGCCGGCGCACCGGCCGTGTTCGCCGAGTGGCCGTCCGGCGAGCCGGACGCGCCGACCGTGCTCGTCTACGGTCACCACGACGTGCAGCCCGCGGCCCGCGAGGACGGCTGGCACACCGACCCGTTCGAGCCGGTGGTCGTCGGCGGCCGGATGTACGCCCGGGGCGCGGCCGACGACAAGGGCCAGGTGTTCTTCCACACCCTGGGCGTCCGCGCGCATCTCGCCGCCACCGGCCGCACCGCGCCCGCCGTGAACCTGAAGCTGCTGGTCGAGGGCGAGGAGGAGTCGGGCTCGACGCACTTCCGCGCCCTGGTGGAGCGGGAGGCCGCCCGGCTCGCCGCCGACGTGGTGATCGTCTCCGACACCGGCATGTGGTCCGAGACCACCCCGACCGTCTGCACCGGCATGCGCGGGGTCGCCGACTGCGAGATCGACCTCTTCGGGCCGGACCAGGACATCCACTCCGGTTCCTTCGGCGGCGCCGTGCCGAACCCGGCCACCGTCGCCGGCCGGATCGTCGCCGCCCTCCACGACGCCGACGAGCGGGTCGCGATCCCCGGCTTCTACGAGGGCGTCACCGAGCTCTCCGAGGCCGAGCGGGCGCTCGTCGCCGAGCTGCCCTTCGACGAGGACGCCTGGCTGGCCACCGCCCGCTCCCACGGCACCCTGGGCGAGAGCGGCTTCTCCACCCTGGAGCGGGTCTGGGCCCGTCCCACGGCCGAGGTCAACGGGATCGGCGGCGGCTACCAGGGCCCCGGCGGCAAGACGATCGTCCCCGCCTCCGCCCACCTGAAGCTCTCCTTCCGGCTGGTCGCCGGCCAGGACCCGGACCGCATCGAGAGCGCCGTCCGCGCCTGGCTGGCCGGTCTGGTCCCGGCGGGCATCCGGTACGAGATCGTGTTCGGCGCCCCGACCCGGCCGTGCCTCACCCCGCTCGACCACCCGGCCCTGAAGGCGGTGGCCGGCGCGATGAGCCGCGCGTTCGACGGCGCCAAGGTCCGCTACACCCGGGAGGGCGGTTCGGGACCGGCCGCCGACCTCCAGGACGTCCTGGGCGCGCCGGTGCTCTTCCTGGGCATCTCGGTCCCGTCCGACGGCTGGCACGCCCCGAACGAGAAGATCGAGCTCGGTCTGCTCATGAAGGGCGTCGAGACGACCGCTCATCTGTGGGGCGACCTGGCGGCCGCCCTCCACGACGCCGAGCGCACGGGGCCGGCCCGGCCGTGA
- a CDS encoding UvrD-helicase domain-containing protein codes for MTARITDPEQLKELLGIPFTPEQTACIIAPPAPQVIVAGAGSGKTTVMAARVVWLVGTGQVAPEQVLGLTFTNKAAGELAERVRTALVRAGVTDPDALDPDAPEGEPRISTYHAFAGQLLTDHGLRIGLEPTSRLLADATRYQLAARVLREAPGPYPALTRSFPTLVGDLLALDAELSEHLVRPERLLAHDSELLAELAGAKLTNADLRKLPEAAAARRELLDLVVRYRAAKRSRDLLDFGDQIALSAELATTRPEVGAILRDEFRVVLLDEYQDTSVAQRLLLAGLFGQGTGHAVTAVGDPCQAIYGWRGASVANLDDFPEHFPHADGRPATRFALSENRRSGGRLLDLANGLAAPLRAMHAGVEALRPAPGAERDGSVRIALLRTHTEEIDWLADSLAHLVRTGTPPGEIAVLCRTAGDFPAIQAALVARDVPVEVVGLSGLLHLPEIADLVAVCEVLQDPGANASLVRLLTGPRWRIGPRDLALLGRRARLLVHRPGEEAADSDQRLAAAVEGVDPAEVVSLADALDTFLDSGSGEDDGLPFSPEARVRFARLAAELRSLRASLADPLMDVLHRVLSVTGLEVELSASPHALAARRRETLGNFLDVAAGFASLDGEATLLAFLGFLRTSAQYEKGLDNALPGGENTVKVMTAHKSKGLEWDVVAVPGLVTGQFPSTRARESWAAQPQVLPHALRGDAATLPALEEWTPAAMKSFKEDLREHQHTEELRLGYVTFTRPRSLLLGSAHWWGPSQKKPRGPSGFLTALYEHCAAGHGEIEAWADPPEEHEQNPLLAAELADQAWPLPLDKESLARRREAADAVLSRLWAVAPQDGGGAPARPHPARPHPARPQPARPHRGPDPDDLWLPDDLEDLPEDLEDPPFEPDPDPTRDSDPDLDVTPDLDVTPDPDRAPVPGRDPAPEPEGDEPRVPAPRGESTPLSPEEARTIASWDRDLTALTAELHRSRATTRDVVLPAYLSASQVLRLAADPDGFAKELARPMPKPPQPAARRGTRFHAWVESRFEELPLPMLGPEELPGGEEFAGEPEIRDERDLDALKEAFDRTPYARRTPHRVEVPVHLSLAGRVVRGRIDAVYRDPDTGAYEIVDWKTSHLRNADPLQLAIYRLAWAEQHGLDPEEVAAAFVYVRTGEVVRPSRLPGRAELEALLLGAPADDGAGFGAG; via the coding sequence GTGACCGCACGCATCACCGACCCCGAGCAGCTCAAGGAGCTGCTCGGCATCCCGTTCACCCCGGAGCAGACGGCCTGCATCATCGCGCCGCCCGCCCCGCAGGTCATTGTGGCCGGAGCCGGCTCCGGCAAGACGACGGTGATGGCCGCCCGGGTGGTCTGGCTGGTCGGCACGGGACAGGTCGCCCCCGAGCAGGTGCTCGGCCTGACCTTCACCAACAAGGCGGCCGGCGAACTCGCCGAGCGCGTCCGCACCGCCCTCGTCCGCGCCGGCGTCACGGACCCCGACGCCCTCGACCCCGACGCCCCCGAGGGCGAACCCCGCATCTCCACCTACCACGCCTTCGCCGGACAGCTCCTCACCGACCACGGCCTGCGCATCGGCCTGGAGCCCACCTCCCGGCTCCTCGCCGACGCCACCCGCTACCAGCTCGCCGCCCGCGTCCTGCGCGAGGCCCCCGGCCCGTATCCCGCGCTCACCCGCTCCTTCCCCACCCTCGTCGGCGACCTGCTCGCCCTCGACGCGGAGCTCAGCGAACACCTCGTACGGCCCGAGCGCCTCCTCGCCCACGACTCCGAGCTGCTCGCCGAGCTCGCCGGCGCCAAGCTCACCAACGCCGACCTGCGCAAACTCCCCGAGGCCGCCGCCGCACGCCGCGAGCTCCTCGACCTCGTCGTCCGCTACCGCGCCGCCAAGCGCTCCCGCGACCTCCTCGACTTCGGCGACCAGATCGCGCTGTCCGCAGAGCTCGCCACCACCCGGCCCGAGGTCGGCGCGATCCTCCGCGACGAGTTCCGGGTCGTCCTCCTCGACGAGTACCAGGACACCTCCGTCGCCCAGCGGCTGCTCCTCGCCGGCCTGTTCGGGCAGGGCACCGGGCACGCCGTCACCGCCGTCGGCGACCCCTGCCAGGCCATCTACGGCTGGCGCGGCGCCTCCGTCGCCAACCTCGACGACTTCCCCGAGCACTTCCCGCACGCCGACGGCCGGCCCGCCACCCGCTTCGCCCTCTCCGAGAACCGGCGCAGCGGCGGCCGCCTCCTCGACCTCGCCAACGGCCTCGCCGCGCCCCTGCGCGCCATGCACGCGGGCGTGGAGGCGCTGCGGCCCGCGCCCGGCGCCGAGCGCGACGGCAGCGTGCGGATCGCCCTCCTGCGCACCCACACGGAGGAGATCGACTGGCTCGCCGACTCCCTCGCCCACCTCGTCCGCACCGGCACCCCGCCCGGCGAGATCGCCGTGCTGTGCCGCACGGCCGGCGACTTCCCCGCCATCCAGGCCGCCCTCGTCGCCCGGGACGTCCCCGTCGAGGTCGTCGGCCTCTCCGGCCTGCTCCACCTGCCCGAGATCGCCGACCTGGTCGCGGTCTGCGAGGTCCTCCAGGACCCGGGCGCCAACGCCTCCCTGGTCCGGCTCCTCACCGGCCCGCGCTGGCGGATCGGCCCCCGCGACCTGGCCCTCCTCGGCCGCCGCGCCCGGCTCCTCGTGCACCGGCCCGGCGAGGAGGCCGCCGACTCCGACCAGCGGCTCGCCGCCGCCGTCGAGGGCGTCGACCCGGCCGAGGTCGTCTCCCTCGCCGACGCCCTCGACACCTTCCTCGACTCCGGCAGCGGCGAGGACGACGGGCTGCCCTTCTCGCCCGAGGCGCGGGTCCGCTTCGCCCGTCTCGCCGCCGAGCTGCGCTCCCTGCGCGCCTCGCTCGCCGACCCGCTGATGGACGTGCTGCACCGGGTGCTCTCCGTCACCGGCCTCGAGGTCGAGCTCTCCGCCTCCCCGCACGCCCTGGCCGCCCGCCGCCGCGAGACCCTCGGCAACTTCCTGGACGTCGCCGCAGGCTTCGCCTCCCTCGACGGCGAGGCCACCCTGCTCGCCTTCCTCGGCTTCCTGCGCACCTCCGCGCAGTACGAGAAGGGCCTGGACAACGCGCTGCCGGGCGGCGAGAACACGGTCAAGGTGATGACCGCCCACAAGTCCAAGGGCCTGGAATGGGACGTCGTGGCGGTGCCCGGCCTCGTCACCGGCCAGTTCCCCTCCACCCGCGCCCGCGAGTCCTGGGCCGCCCAGCCCCAGGTCCTCCCGCACGCCCTGCGCGGCGACGCGGCGACCCTGCCCGCCCTGGAGGAGTGGACCCCGGCGGCCATGAAGTCCTTCAAGGAGGACCTGCGCGAGCACCAGCACACCGAGGAGCTCCGCCTCGGCTACGTCACCTTCACCCGCCCCCGCTCCCTGCTGCTCGGCTCCGCCCACTGGTGGGGCCCGTCCCAGAAGAAGCCGCGCGGCCCCTCCGGCTTCCTGACCGCCCTGTACGAGCACTGCGCCGCCGGCCACGGCGAGATCGAGGCCTGGGCGGACCCGCCGGAGGAGCACGAGCAGAACCCGCTGCTGGCGGCCGAGCTCGCGGACCAGGCGTGGCCGCTGCCACTGGACAAGGAGTCCCTGGCGCGGCGACGGGAGGCAGCGGACGCGGTGCTCAGCCGCCTGTGGGCGGTCGCCCCGCAGGACGGCGGGGGCGCCCCCGCGCGCCCTCACCCCGCGCGCCCTCACCCCGCGCGCCCTCAGCCCGCGCGTCCTCACCGGGGCCCCGACCCCGACGACCTCTGGCTCCCGGACGACCTGGAGGACTTGCCCGAGGACCTGGAGGACCCTCCGTTCGAGCCGGACCCGGACCCGACCCGGGACTCGGACCCTGACCTGGACGTGACCCCGGACCTGGACGTGACCCCGGACCCGGACCGGGCTCCGGTTCCGGGCCGTGACCCGGCCCCGGAGCCCGAGGGGGACGAGCCCCGCGTGCCCGCCCCCCGGGGAGAATCCACGCCCCTGTCGCCCGAGGAGGCCCGCACCATCGCCTCCTGGGACCGCGACCTCACCGCCCTCACCGCCGAGCTCCACCGCTCCCGCGCGACCACCCGCGACGTCGTCCTGCCCGCCTACCTGTCGGCCTCCCAGGTGTTGCGGCTGGCCGCCGACCCGGACGGATTCGCCAAGGAGCTGGCCCGGCCGATGCCGAAGCCGCCCCAGCCGGCCGCCCGGCGCGGCACCCGGTTCCACGCCTGGGTGGAGTCCCGGTTCGAGGAACTGCCGCTGCCCATGCTCGGCCCCGAGGAGCTGCCCGGCGGCGAGGAGTTCGCGGGCGAGCCGGAGATCCGGGACGAGCGGGACCTGGACGCCCTCAAGGAGGCCTTCGACCGCACGCCGTACGCCCGCCGCACCCCGCACCGCGTCGAGGTCCCCGTCCACCTCTCCCTCGCCGGCCGGGTGGTCCGGGGCCGGATCGACGCCGTGTACCGGGACCCGGACACCGGCGCGTACGAGATCGTCGACTGGAAGACCAGCCACCTGCGCAACGCCGATCCGCTCCAGCTCGCGATCTACCGCCTCGCCTGGGCCGAGCAGCACGGACTCGACCCGGAGGAGGTCGCCGCTGCCTTCGTCTACGTGCGGACGGGGGAGGTCGTACGGCCGTCGCGGCTGCCCGGCCGTGCCGAGCTCGAAGCGCTGCTGCTCGGGGCACCGGCCGACGACGGAGCGGGTTTCGGTGCCGGATAG